From the genome of Kosmotoga arenicorallina S304, one region includes:
- a CDS encoding type II secretion system protein — MKRGFSLVETIIALLVVGIFLISSLYIMSRIKEVSSENQHAVRFLAAKSAIVDFFMYSPSATNLKTGIDQLLDNVGLHEFEVTKDVSFTNPGGDENIILYEVEIMDTLTGRSEGFYVVSYKEK, encoded by the coding sequence TTGAAGAGAGGATTCTCGCTGGTAGAGACGATAATAGCCCTGCTTGTTGTGGGTATTTTTCTCATTTCGAGTCTCTATATTATGAGCCGCATCAAAGAAGTTTCAAGCGAAAACCAGCATGCGGTGAGATTTCTTGCAGCAAAATCAGCTATAGTGGACTTTTTTATGTATTCGCCATCTGCCACAAATTTAAAAACAGGTATTGATCAGTTGCTTGATAATGTAGGACTTCATGAATTTGAAGTGACCAAAGATGTAAGTTTTACGAATCCTGGTGGCGACGAGAACATAATTTTATACGAAGTGGAAATCATGGATACACTTACCGGAAGGAGTGAGGGCTTCTATGTTGTCAGTTATAAAGAGAAATAA
- a CDS encoding acetamidase/formamidase family protein has translation MYRLKRGNVVYEMSKTNKPALYINPGDEILIETEDCFSHKIVHESQRLDKDFDFSKVNPATGPIFVRNALPGKTISIEIKRIELDTQGVIELYPGFGVLGDSVNKSMTKVVKMENNQAVFDTMRLDLKPMIGVIGVAPFIGSIPCGVPGAHGGNLDTLEITVGSTVKLPVFTEGALLAIGDVHALMGQGEVCGTGVETRALVEIKVVLEDLQISEPIVETDDAIYFLSSDKALDTAIKNAVRYTVDYISEKKRITFEDAYMLASISCDLQISQVVNPLKTVKMRLPKSIL, from the coding sequence ATGTACAGATTAAAGAGAGGTAACGTTGTATATGAGATGTCAAAAACCAACAAACCCGCATTGTATATAAACCCGGGTGATGAAATCCTCATTGAGACCGAAGACTGCTTCAGCCACAAGATCGTACATGAAAGCCAAAGGCTTGATAAGGATTTTGATTTTTCAAAAGTCAACCCGGCAACGGGGCCCATTTTCGTAAGAAATGCACTACCAGGTAAAACTATATCGATAGAAATAAAGCGCATTGAGCTTGATACACAGGGTGTAATAGAGTTATATCCGGGTTTTGGGGTGTTAGGTGATTCTGTTAATAAGAGCATGACGAAAGTTGTTAAAATGGAAAACAATCAAGCTGTTTTTGACACGATGCGACTCGATCTAAAGCCCATGATTGGAGTTATTGGAGTTGCTCCTTTTATAGGCTCGATACCCTGCGGTGTACCGGGAGCGCACGGAGGAAATCTTGATACTCTGGAAATCACTGTGGGCAGTACCGTCAAGCTCCCTGTTTTTACTGAAGGAGCTTTGCTAGCTATTGGAGACGTTCATGCACTCATGGGTCAGGGCGAAGTATGCGGAACGGGTGTAGAAACAAGGGCTTTAGTTGAAATCAAAGTGGTTCTGGAAGATTTACAGATAAGCGAACCCATTGTGGAGACAGATGACGCGATCTATTTCCTTTCAAGCGATAAAGCTCTCGATACTGCTATAAAAAATGCGGTAAGATATACTGTCGATTATATTTCAGAGAAAAAGCGTATCACTTTTGAAGATGCCTATATGCTTGCAAGCATTTCTTGTGATTTGCAGATAAGTCAGGTGGTGAACCCTCTTAAAACGGTGAAGATGCGATTGCCTAAATCAATACTGTAA
- a CDS encoding ABC transporter substrate-binding protein translates to MKKALLIVLVLTLALFVFAKGHITIGTTDKIRILDPADCYDYFSSNILQNIMVGLVDYEVGGTEIIPWLAESWDISEDGLVYTFHLRKDAKFMNGHPLDANALKFSFDRVIALNGDPAFLLSDIVAETKVVDDYTFEVTLEYPFSAFIAVLGYTVAYPVDPAVVPADDFFYDAPVASGPYYIADWERDVQLILKANPDYFGPKPKTDTIVIRFYQNASTLRLALESGEIDVAYRTLDPRDLLILKSDPRYVVYEGQSPAIRELVFNVQMPPYNNVNIRKAIAYAVDRSYIVNDVFAGTVEPLYTLVPIGMWSHLDVMPERDLEMAKELLKKEGYSEDNPLEIELWYTPSHYGSTEADVVQVLKEAIEETGMVKVDIKYAEWATYIDYFINGYMGAFLLGWYPDYLDPDDYLWPFLSKSGAASMGAFYENSLIETMMIQARAESDLEVRTEINEDVQKVLAIDVPYVPLWQGKQYCVTFPYVKGVVLEPSQIFRYYLLYTEE, encoded by the coding sequence ATGAAAAAAGCTCTTCTTATCGTTCTCGTTTTAACGCTAGCTCTTTTTGTCTTTGCAAAAGGACACATTACCATTGGTACAACCGACAAAATCAGGATTCTTGACCCGGCAGATTGTTATGACTATTTTTCCAGCAATATTCTCCAAAACATCATGGTAGGCCTTGTGGATTACGAAGTAGGGGGAACAGAGATAATTCCCTGGTTAGCTGAAAGCTGGGACATATCAGAAGATGGTCTCGTTTATACTTTCCATCTAAGGAAAGATGCCAAATTTATGAATGGGCACCCGCTTGATGCTAATGCCTTGAAATTCTCCTTTGACAGGGTGATTGCGTTAAATGGTGACCCCGCTTTCCTTCTCTCCGATATCGTAGCTGAAACAAAAGTTGTAGATGATTACACCTTTGAGGTTACGCTGGAGTACCCATTCTCTGCCTTTATAGCTGTTTTAGGCTACACTGTCGCATATCCTGTTGACCCTGCCGTAGTGCCTGCTGACGATTTCTTCTATGACGCGCCTGTGGCTTCTGGTCCATACTACATTGCTGACTGGGAAAGGGATGTTCAGTTGATTCTGAAGGCTAATCCCGATTATTTTGGGCCAAAACCAAAGACAGATACGATTGTAATAAGGTTCTACCAGAATGCAAGCACTTTAAGACTTGCTCTCGAGAGTGGAGAAATTGATGTAGCTTACAGGACTCTGGATCCTCGTGACCTGCTCATATTGAAGAGTGATCCCAGATATGTTGTTTATGAAGGCCAGAGCCCCGCTATAAGAGAACTCGTGTTTAACGTTCAAATGCCTCCATATAACAATGTCAATATAAGGAAAGCCATAGCTTACGCTGTTGACAGGAGTTACATAGTCAATGATGTATTTGCTGGAACAGTAGAGCCTCTCTACACCCTTGTACCAATTGGAATGTGGAGTCATCTTGATGTTATGCCTGAAAGAGATCTGGAAATGGCAAAGGAACTTCTGAAAAAGGAAGGTTATTCAGAAGATAATCCTCTCGAAATAGAACTCTGGTACACACCGAGCCATTATGGTTCAACAGAAGCAGATGTTGTCCAGGTTTTGAAAGAAGCCATTGAAGAAACAGGCATGGTTAAAGTTGATATCAAGTACGCAGAATGGGCAACATATATTGACTATTTCATAAATGGCTATATGGGTGCCTTCCTTCTTGGCTGGTATCCGGACTATCTTGATCCTGACGACTACCTCTGGCCTTTCCTTTCAAAATCAGGGGCTGCATCAATGGGTGCTTTCTATGAAAACTCACTTATTGAAACCATGATGATCCAGGCCAGGGCAGAATCGGATCTGGAAGTAAGAACAGAAATCAACGAAGATGTCCAGAAGGTTCTCGCAATTGACGTGCCTTATGTACCTCTGTGGCAGGGTAAGCAATATTGTGTCACCTTCCCCTATGTCAAAGGTGTGGTTTTAGAACCTTCACAGATCTTCAGGTACTATCTCCTTTATACCGAGGAATAA
- a CDS encoding ABC transporter permease, which translates to MSLKWYIITRILLAIPMFFILLFLIFLVLRILPGDPVLAMLGGKAPLSVIEAKRHELGYDKPLLNQFGNYLVGIIKGDLGRSALTKRPIADEIADKLPATIELTIFGFIIALVIGIFWGAEATKRHGGVLDITGRVYAIFIYSIPVFWLGMLFQWLFGVQLKWLPIAGRISPLLKPDKITGMYLFDSLFTWNIEALKDASLHIILPSLALGLIISSVFLRMVRGNMVLMLSQDFVKAARARGIKENRVIYRHALKNAFVPIMTVMGLQLAALMAGAVLTETTFSWPGIGSYLVEKIRYRDFPAIQGTIAVYAIIVVAISIVVDIINALVDPRVRY; encoded by the coding sequence GTGTCGTTAAAGTGGTACATAATAACCAGAATTCTTCTGGCTATCCCCATGTTCTTCATTCTTTTGTTTTTAATTTTCCTTGTTTTGCGCATTCTTCCAGGAGATCCCGTGCTTGCGATGCTTGGTGGAAAAGCTCCCTTATCTGTTATAGAAGCAAAAAGGCACGAACTTGGATATGATAAGCCACTTCTGAATCAATTCGGGAACTACCTGGTCGGGATTATTAAAGGGGATCTTGGCAGATCGGCTTTAACAAAAAGGCCTATCGCTGACGAGATTGCTGATAAACTGCCTGCGACCATAGAATTAACGATTTTCGGTTTCATCATCGCTCTTGTAATCGGTATTTTCTGGGGAGCCGAGGCTACAAAAAGGCATGGTGGTGTACTCGATATAACCGGAAGGGTTTATGCCATTTTTATTTACTCAATTCCCGTGTTCTGGTTAGGTATGCTCTTTCAATGGCTTTTTGGTGTTCAATTGAAATGGCTCCCAATAGCTGGAAGGATTTCTCCGCTTCTAAAACCGGACAAAATAACCGGCATGTATTTATTCGATTCTCTTTTTACCTGGAATATTGAGGCTTTGAAAGATGCGAGCCTTCATATTATCTTACCAAGTCTTGCTTTGGGGCTTATTATATCAAGCGTCTTTCTAAGGATGGTAAGAGGCAACATGGTATTAATGCTCTCTCAGGACTTTGTAAAAGCCGCTAGGGCAAGAGGCATCAAAGAAAACCGTGTCATTTACCGACACGCCTTGAAAAACGCATTTGTACCTATCATGACAGTAATGGGACTTCAGCTTGCTGCATTGATGGCCGGAGCAGTGTTGACCGAAACTACCTTTTCCTGGCCAGGAATAGGCTCATACCTGGTTGAAAAGATAAGATACAGAGACTTTCCTGCCATACAGGGGACCATTGCCGTTTATGCCATCATTGTTGTAGCAATAAGCATCGTCGTTGACATAATAAACGCATTGGTTGACCCAAGGGTCAGGTATTGA
- a CDS encoding ABC transporter permease, translated as MQEWSLSYRLGKGLRRLFRDKSGIMAFVGLAILLTYLIMAVFAPYLSPYDPVKRSGRAFSAPSKEHWFGTTNLGYDVLSRIIYGARIALKIAFLAVVVAAAIGIPLGLISGYVGGAFDRILSMFMDAIYSFPGLILAIAIAAVLGPGVINVALSIAVIYAPTYFRVIRNQVTSLKDQLFVEAARAMGARNFTILGRYILPNVLPSVIVVLSMNLADAIMTEAGLSFLGLGISPPTPDWGYDLSNGQRFLLLNYWWMILFPGFAIITIVLGFSLFSEGLNEFLNPNVGETRR; from the coding sequence ATGCAGGAATGGAGTTTATCATACAGATTAGGTAAGGGGTTAAGAAGACTTTTCAGGGATAAATCAGGGATTATGGCTTTTGTGGGTCTGGCAATCCTTTTGACTTATTTAATAATGGCCGTTTTTGCACCTTATTTATCTCCTTATGACCCTGTAAAACGCTCCGGAAGGGCCTTTTCTGCGCCATCAAAGGAGCATTGGTTTGGAACTACAAATCTCGGATATGACGTATTAAGCAGAATAATTTACGGTGCAAGAATAGCACTTAAAATTGCTTTTCTTGCCGTTGTAGTCGCAGCAGCCATTGGTATTCCGCTGGGATTGATTTCCGGTTATGTAGGCGGTGCCTTTGATAGGATTCTCAGCATGTTTATGGATGCCATCTATTCTTTCCCCGGTCTAATATTGGCAATTGCCATTGCCGCTGTTCTGGGACCGGGAGTTATAAATGTCGCACTTTCGATAGCTGTAATATATGCCCCGACATATTTCAGGGTCATAAGAAATCAAGTTACTTCTTTGAAAGACCAGCTTTTCGTTGAAGCCGCAAGAGCCATGGGAGCGAGGAATTTTACCATTTTAGGCAGATATATTTTACCCAATGTGTTGCCTTCTGTAATTGTCGTCCTTTCTATGAATCTGGCTGATGCGATTATGACCGAAGCTGGACTGAGCTTTCTAGGACTAGGAATTTCACCGCCGACTCCAGACTGGGGTTATGACCTATCCAATGGTCAAAGGTTTTTGCTTTTAAATTACTGGTGGATGATTCTCTTCCCGGGATTCGCCATAATAACTATTGTTCTGGGTTTCAGCCTTTTCAGCGAGGGACTTAACGAGTTCCTTAATCCCAACGTTGGCGAAACCAGGAGGTGA
- a CDS encoding ABC transporter ATP-binding protein, which produces MLLELKDLTVKYKTREGRVLAVDKVSLPLEEKKTLGLVGESGCGKSTLGGAILGILPRETQITGKVIFSGTDLTSMPSKELRSIRGKDISMIFQDPMTSLNPVMKLRDHFIETIFTHTQTSKENAIALAEQALKEVGISSNRLNDYPFQLSGGMRQRVMIALSLVLNPKLVIADEPTTSLDVIVQAQILQLLKGLQEKFKMAMILITHDLGVVAEAADDIGVMYGGHLVEYAPKLELYKDPLHPYTKDLLASVPNTDINDKELRFIPGYPPDLMNPPKGCRYADRCAKVKEICKQKIPPDVRMDDGRLVKCWLYGEGEKNDA; this is translated from the coding sequence ATGTTGCTTGAGTTAAAAGATTTGACGGTTAAATACAAAACGCGTGAGGGAAGAGTGCTTGCTGTCGACAAAGTGAGTCTGCCACTTGAAGAAAAGAAGACCCTTGGCCTTGTAGGAGAGTCTGGTTGTGGAAAATCAACACTCGGTGGTGCTATATTGGGCATCTTACCCAGAGAAACACAAATCACCGGAAAAGTCATTTTTAGCGGAACTGACTTAACTTCAATGCCCAGTAAGGAGCTTAGATCCATAAGGGGAAAAGACATTTCTATGATCTTTCAGGACCCTATGACTTCATTGAATCCTGTGATGAAGTTACGAGATCACTTTATCGAAACCATATTTACACATACGCAGACTTCAAAAGAGAATGCAATAGCTCTGGCTGAGCAGGCTCTAAAAGAAGTGGGGATTTCCTCTAACAGGCTTAATGATTACCCTTTCCAGCTTAGCGGCGGAATGCGCCAACGGGTCATGATAGCCCTCTCGCTTGTTTTGAACCCGAAATTGGTAATTGCCGATGAGCCCACGACGAGTCTTGACGTTATAGTTCAAGCACAAATTTTGCAATTGCTGAAAGGATTACAGGAAAAATTCAAGATGGCTATGATTCTTATCACACATGACCTGGGAGTTGTTGCTGAAGCTGCTGACGATATAGGGGTCATGTATGGAGGTCATCTTGTTGAATACGCACCAAAACTTGAGCTATATAAAGATCCACTTCATCCTTACACAAAAGATCTCCTTGCTTCCGTGCCGAACACAGATATAAATGACAAAGAGCTGAGGTTTATTCCGGGATATCCTCCAGATTTGATGAATCCCCCAAAAGGTTGCCGCTATGCTGATAGATGCGCAAAAGTAAAGGAAATTTGTAAGCAAAAAATCCCGCCTGATGTACGCATGGATGATGGCAGACTGGTTAAGTGCTGGTTATATGGAGAGGGTGAAAAAAATGATGCTTGA
- a CDS encoding ABC transporter ATP-binding protein, which yields MLEVKNLVKHFPIRQSFFKTLLTGQKKFVHAVNNISFNIEEGQTLGLVGESGSGKTTTGRLVLRLIEPTNGSIIYRGTDITALEKEPLRKLRKEIQIIFQDPLAALNPYMKIGDAIRHPLDIHGIGSREERHDMVLDMLSRVNLEPASDFFKRYPRELSGGQRQRVVIARALITRPKFIVADEAVAMLDVSVRSQLLDLMLKLKEEFDLTYLFITHDLATTKYICDRIAVMYLGTIVETGSFEEIYKNPSHPYTKALISAVPEPDPETKKEKMIPAGEVPNAVDLPSGCFFHPRCPYVMDKCKVEEPPEIKLSKTRMVKCHLFGR from the coding sequence ATGCTTGAAGTGAAAAACCTTGTAAAACACTTTCCTATAAGACAATCGTTCTTCAAAACACTGCTGACAGGTCAAAAAAAGTTCGTCCATGCGGTAAACAATATTAGTTTCAATATAGAAGAAGGGCAAACACTGGGGCTTGTCGGAGAGTCTGGAAGCGGAAAAACGACTACTGGAAGGCTGGTGTTAAGACTTATCGAACCTACCAATGGTAGTATTATATACCGCGGAACAGATATTACTGCTCTTGAAAAAGAACCTCTCAGGAAGCTAAGAAAAGAAATACAAATTATTTTTCAAGATCCTCTGGCTGCACTTAATCCTTATATGAAAATAGGAGACGCTATCAGACATCCCCTTGATATACACGGTATAGGAAGTCGTGAAGAGCGACATGATATGGTTCTTGATATGTTATCGAGAGTAAATCTGGAACCCGCTTCAGATTTTTTTAAACGATATCCGAGAGAGCTTTCAGGAGGCCAACGGCAGAGAGTAGTAATAGCAAGAGCTCTAATCACAAGGCCAAAATTCATAGTAGCTGATGAAGCTGTGGCCATGCTGGATGTATCTGTTAGATCCCAATTGCTGGACTTGATGCTGAAATTAAAAGAGGAATTCGATCTCACCTATTTGTTCATTACTCACGATCTTGCAACGACAAAATATATATGTGACCGTATAGCTGTCATGTATCTGGGAACTATTGTGGAAACGGGCTCTTTTGAGGAAATCTACAAAAACCCATCTCATCCTTATACAAAGGCGCTTATTTCTGCCGTTCCTGAACCAGATCCTGAAACAAAAAAGGAAAAAATGATTCCTGCTGGTGAAGTTCCCAATGCTGTTGACCTGCCCTCGGGTTGTTTCTTTCACCCAAGATGTCCCTACGTTATGGATAAGTGCAAAGTGGAAGAACCACCGGAGATTAAATTAAGCAAAACAAGAATGGTAAAGTGTCACCTCTTCGGTCGTTAA
- a CDS encoding YgiQ family radical SAM protein yields the protein MKHLPMTRHEMKKLGWKEVDIILVTGDAYVDHPSFGVAVIARVLQSEGFRVGVISQPDWRSLDDITALGRPRLFFGVTAGNVDSMVANYTASKKRRRSDDYTPGGLGGKRPDRATLVYSNLIKRAFGGARIVLGGIEASLRRFAHYDWWSNRVRKSVLVDAKADVIAYGMAEKSIIKIARSIAEKGEIGSEIPGIVFWSSNKPDKGIEIPSYDEISIDKLAYVKAFRTIYDETDPIRGTKIYQKQDTRYVIQNPLELISSEELDRIYSLPYTREVHPESIKLGKVKAIETVKFSITTHRGCYGECNFCAITLHQGRYVISRSSDSILSEAKLISQRKDFKGTITDVGGPSANMYGFECSIKFEKGACHEKRCLFPKVCPALRVNHDPYIRLLRQIRKLERVKHVFISSGIRYDLILADRKNGMKFLNELIEHHISGQLKIAPEHISEDVLALMGKPGKEVLDRFISLFKATKGNRKLYLVGYFIAAHPGCKLKHMEELRSYVKSKMGYTPRQIQIFTPTPMTFSTTMFYTEMDPFSAKKIFVEKSEKKRTLQKEMLLRKPQKR from the coding sequence ATGAAACATCTGCCTATGACAAGGCACGAGATGAAGAAATTGGGTTGGAAAGAGGTTGACATAATACTTGTTACTGGTGATGCTTATGTTGATCACCCCTCTTTTGGGGTCGCAGTTATTGCAAGAGTGCTTCAATCAGAAGGATTCAGAGTGGGAGTCATTTCTCAGCCTGATTGGAGATCCCTTGACGATATCACAGCCCTTGGAAGACCCAGATTGTTCTTTGGGGTTACAGCAGGGAATGTTGATTCCATGGTCGCCAATTACACTGCTTCAAAAAAGAGAAGAAGAAGTGATGACTACACTCCAGGCGGTTTGGGTGGGAAGAGACCGGATAGAGCAACTTTGGTATATTCCAACCTGATAAAAAGGGCTTTTGGTGGTGCCAGAATTGTGCTCGGGGGAATAGAGGCAAGCCTCAGGCGATTTGCCCACTATGATTGGTGGAGCAACAGGGTTCGAAAATCGGTTCTTGTTGATGCAAAGGCAGACGTAATAGCCTATGGAATGGCTGAAAAAAGCATAATAAAAATTGCAAGATCAATCGCAGAAAAGGGTGAAATTGGCTCCGAAATACCCGGGATAGTTTTCTGGAGCTCAAACAAACCCGATAAAGGGATCGAGATTCCCTCTTATGATGAGATATCAATAGACAAACTGGCTTATGTAAAAGCCTTCCGGACCATTTATGACGAGACCGACCCAATAAGGGGAACTAAAATATATCAAAAACAAGATACCCGTTACGTTATTCAAAATCCACTAGAGCTCATTTCCTCTGAGGAGCTTGATCGAATTTATTCCCTTCCTTACACAAGAGAAGTGCATCCAGAATCTATCAAGTTGGGAAAAGTTAAGGCGATTGAGACTGTAAAATTCTCAATAACAACCCACCGGGGATGTTATGGAGAGTGTAATTTCTGTGCCATAACTCTACATCAGGGCCGATATGTGATAAGCAGAAGCTCTGATTCTATTTTAAGTGAAGCGAAACTTATATCACAGCGCAAAGACTTCAAAGGCACAATTACTGATGTTGGAGGTCCATCAGCTAATATGTATGGCTTTGAATGCTCAATAAAGTTCGAAAAAGGTGCTTGCCATGAAAAGCGCTGTCTCTTTCCAAAAGTTTGCCCTGCTCTAAGAGTCAATCATGATCCTTATATCAGACTGCTTAGACAGATAAGAAAACTGGAAAGAGTCAAACACGTATTCATATCTTCTGGCATTAGATATGATCTCATACTTGCAGATAGAAAAAACGGGATGAAGTTCTTAAATGAACTCATTGAACATCATATTTCCGGACAGTTGAAAATCGCTCCAGAACATATTTCGGAAGATGTGCTTGCTTTAATGGGAAAGCCCGGAAAAGAAGTTCTCGATAGGTTTATATCGCTTTTCAAGGCAACAAAAGGAAACCGGAAATTGTATCTTGTAGGTTATTTCATTGCCGCTCATCCCGGTTGCAAGCTAAAGCACATGGAAGAATTACGCAGTTATGTTAAGTCAAAAATGGGGTATACACCCCGTCAGATACAAATTTTTACGCCGACCCCTATGACTTTTTCTACTACCATGTTCTATACAGAAATGGATCCTTTTAGCGCAAAGAAAATATTCGTGGAAAAGTCTGAAAAGAAAAGAACATTGCAAAAAGAAATGCTTCTGCGAAAACCGCAGAAGCGTTAA
- a CDS encoding TIGR01212 family radical SAM protein (This family includes YhcC from E. coli K-12, an uncharacterized radical SAM protein.) — MNREKRYKDLKSYLKKRYGEPVYRLPIDAGFTCPNRDGTLATGGCIYCDATGSGFSVNRNLSIQEQMKERMEKLKSRGIKKFMAYFQANSNTYAPLEILKELYSSALHDDVVILDISTRPDLVPDEVLELIAGFKKRVDVFLELGLQTANYRTLRKINRGHTLAEFVDAVIRAKKFDLEVIAHVILNLPWDSLEDIIETAKMLSALQIDGVKLHSLYVVKNTPLEILFSSGKIEIVSLDEFIDRVINFLEYLDPEIVIHRLVADPPHEGTVFGNWSLPKIEILNRIEREMELRNSYQGKKYDYLNR, encoded by the coding sequence TTGAATCGTGAAAAGCGTTATAAAGACCTGAAATCATATCTTAAAAAACGCTACGGAGAACCTGTTTATCGACTACCAATAGACGCAGGTTTTACCTGTCCTAATAGGGACGGCACATTAGCTACCGGGGGTTGCATATATTGCGATGCAACCGGTAGCGGCTTTTCAGTAAATAGAAATCTAAGCATTCAGGAGCAAATGAAAGAACGAATGGAAAAACTGAAAAGCAGGGGCATAAAAAAATTCATGGCGTATTTTCAGGCAAATTCAAACACATATGCACCACTGGAAATACTGAAAGAGCTCTATTCAAGCGCATTGCATGATGATGTAGTAATTTTAGATATTTCAACACGGCCGGATCTTGTACCAGATGAAGTGCTGGAGCTTATAGCTGGTTTCAAAAAACGCGTTGATGTATTTCTTGAATTGGGATTGCAAACGGCAAATTACAGAACTCTTCGTAAAATTAATCGCGGGCACACTCTGGCTGAATTTGTAGATGCGGTTATAAGAGCGAAAAAATTCGATCTGGAAGTAATTGCCCATGTGATATTGAATTTACCTTGGGATAGCCTTGAGGATATTATAGAAACTGCGAAAATGTTATCCGCTTTACAGATTGATGGAGTTAAACTGCATTCGCTCTATGTGGTAAAAAATACCCCTCTTGAAATATTGTTCAGTAGCGGTAAAATCGAAATTGTATCATTAGATGAATTCATCGATAGAGTTATAAATTTCCTGGAATACCTTGATCCTGAAATCGTCATCCATAGATTGGTAGCTGATCCACCTCATGAAGGGACTGTTTTTGGAAATTGGAGCTTACCTAAAATCGAAATATTGAATAGAATTGAAAGGGAAATGGAGCTTAGAAACAGTTATCAAGGCAAAAAATATGATTATTTGAATAGATAG
- the folK gene encoding 2-amino-4-hydroxy-6-hydroxymethyldihydropteridine diphosphokinase produces MKTVYLAFGSNLGDKVANIASAMCALEEKGVELLDISSLYETEPYGVTDQPAFLNCVGKYRYSGTPERLLDIVMQVEKKLHRKREIRWGPRTIDIDILLFGNEEYKSERLILPHYDMQNRSFVLVPLLEISPNISEPGTGIPYRKYLELLSQKKLRQVKTPESLLEDFKNACACFERRIL; encoded by the coding sequence ATGAAGACTGTTTATCTCGCCTTTGGTAGTAATCTCGGTGATAAAGTAGCAAACATCGCTTCTGCCATGTGCGCTCTTGAAGAAAAAGGGGTTGAATTACTTGATATATCAAGCCTTTATGAGACAGAACCTTATGGTGTAACTGATCAACCCGCTTTTCTCAATTGCGTCGGGAAATATAGATATAGTGGAACACCAGAAAGACTTCTGGACATAGTCATGCAGGTTGAGAAAAAATTGCATCGAAAGCGTGAAATACGTTGGGGTCCGCGAACCATAGACATCGACATTCTACTCTTTGGAAATGAGGAATATAAGTCAGAGCGACTAATTTTACCTCATTATGATATGCAAAACAGATCCTTTGTTCTGGTTCCATTGTTGGAAATATCTCCGAACATATCGGAACCAGGTACAGGCATCCCTTATAGGAAGTATCTTGAACTCCTATCACAAAAGAAATTGAGACAAGTTAAAACGCCCGAATCCCTTTTAGAAGATTTCAAAAATGCCTGTGCATGCTTTGAAAGGAGGATTTTATGA